GCATTTTCAGTAATACCTACAGCACTCATCtgtcagagaaaaaaatataaaaaataatcactCAAGAGAAACCTgatattagtttatttacacacaaacatctGTTTACCTTGAGTGGAACGTAATTTActcaacacaaaacaaattaaacatgcaGACTGCGTGGGTATTTCTTGATTTTCTGGCTTGGACTACactaaaaatgatatatattccctgttaatatttgtaataaaacagATTTGCTAAAGAACCTGATTTGGGATTGTAAAACGATTTGGGGGATTTAAATCTTTCAATTACCAGCCCACATTTTTAACCACTCTGTCACTTTGCTTAAAGAAGTGGACcgatttagagaaaaaaaaatataatttaattttcaatacTTACGCTGAGTGAGTGTTTGAAGCTGTATGAAGGCGCTTTCTCATAACCCTCTCCGTTCTCCTCTCGTTTCTTACAGAAGAGCAGAGCTTTCTCATGCAGGAACAGGTGCCTTTGCATAGGCTTGAATCGAGCCAGATCTTTCACCTTCGCGTGACCCTTCTTATGCTCCGTCCACACGCTGAACGACCCCTGCATCATCAGACGGCCCAGATCACTGAGGTTTCCCTAGAAACACAGGTCAGAGGTCAACCACTACACCAAAGGCGACTTACATTATTGCAAAAccattcaacattacatttCACGGCATGTGTAAATGACATCCTTACTTCATATCCAGTGATGGCAATAAGGTGCATAGAGTCATTCACAGCTTTCAGGATGCCAAGTATAGATGAGAGCGCCTCCTGCAGGTCTTCCTCACCCTCACAGCCTTTACTGTACTTCAGCAGTTCCTGAtagaaacacaaatgaacacagAAGTTACATAAGTGAGAGATAGAAATGAGTTGTATTTCTGCATGTGTACTCTAGGTCTAGTTTACCTTCAGTAAAAGCTGGTATTTGGTTATTCTCTGCACAGGTTTGAGGAGGTACGAGTCCAAACCAAGCTTATGTTCCAGTTTCTTTTGACACTCCTGAAAACAGCACACacaaattctttatttttttactattattgttattttttattatgatgttaatgatgattatataaatactattactaaacaattacagcatataaatatattattatttattgttaatatttattaaataatactcattgcttttattagtaataataatgttcaaaagtttggcgtctgtaatttttttttaaagaaatgaatgtttatttagcaaggacacattaaaatgatcaaaagtaacaataaaggcatttacactgttacaaaaacagtccattttaaataaatgctgttttttaactttatatttatcaaagaattctcaaaaaatgtatctattttttcaaaaaaatattaagcaccaaAATTCTATTTAACATCAACAATAAACCTTTTTAATGacctaatcagcatattagaatgatttctgaaggatcatgtgacactaaagactggagtaatgatgctgaaacttCAGTTTTAcattacatgaataaattacattttaaaatacattacaatagaaaacagctcCTTTAAATGGCAATAATACTGCATTTCCCAATACTGCAGttttttctgatcaaataaaatcCTACAGACTCCAAACCTTTGAACTGTAATGTATATTGGGTCCTATAAGTtgtatttctaatatatatatatatatatatatatatatgattatatgaCCTCTTTAAATTACAGAAAGAAATATGTGCTTATATGTACAGTAAGTGGTCTAACAGCATCTTTAGTGTCTTGTAAAGTAAGATGACCTGGAAAAAAGCGCAGTCAGAGCACTGTCTCCACAGAGACTCAGAGCGAGGCTTGTTCTGACAGTACTTCTCATAGATCTGCAGATCCGTCATCtgagaaacatgaaaaaagatGTTTGCATAATCTCTTCAATAATGTATTAAATCAGAACAGCGCAGGATGTAACATCCGACTCACTCTCTCCAAGAAACACCGGCCTACAAGCTCAGGATAGTCCGTATACGCCTCCAGTTCACgaagaaaagtcctgaaatgtatTGAGAGTGAATACATGGAGAATAAGAGGTGCTTTAGCTTTATAACaccacacagacacagagaggGTTCACTCACTTCTTGTGAAACTGGTATATCTCAGGCATGTTGCCAAAGAGGATGTCCTTCTTGTGAACCAGTGTATTGGGGATGAGATGAGCCATGGCAGGATTGTCCATTTCTGCTCCATAACCctaaacacaaattaatcagttaagtcaaatgtattattaaaaaaatcataaaacaggACTGATCTGACCTCTAGAGGCAGAAGATGTCAGTGCAACTCACCTCGAGCACACACAGCAGCTCTTCCACATACGCTCGCTCTGTCTCCAACAGCTCGTTCATCACATGCCTGTTGTGGACAGACATTAAACACATAATCCATAGAACTGACAGAAATCACACAATTATAGCTGATTTTCCTGTAAGTCCATTTGTAATAAGCTCTAGACTGACCGTCTAAGCACAGCAAAGTTCTCCTCTTCATCAGAGACAGATGGGTGTCTGCTGCCTTCATTCTGTAAGTGTACCTCTCCCTGCAAATATAAACAACCTTGCATTGGTCTTGGAAACGTGTTCAAActaattttgtgattttattaatattattttacaatttgatttgattacGCTTCACAAtcttgattaatttaaattccGATTCAAATTTTGGATATActtcagtttgaaaaaaaaaagtatatatatatatatatatatatatatatatatatatatatatatatatacacacactaccggtttggggtcagtaagacttgtaatagtctttaaagaagtgtcttatgctcatcaaggctgcatttatttgattaaaaatatagaaaaaaaaacagtaatattgcaaaatgttttgacaatataaaataatgttttttattttaacatactttaaaatagaatttattcctttgatgaaaagctgaatttttatcagctgttactccagtcttaagtgtcacatgatcattcagaaatcattctaatatccggatttattattagaatgatcaatgttggataatatcagcagttgtgctgccaaatattttttggaacctgtgatttttttcaggattctttcatgaataacaagtttaaaaagtacagtgtttattcaaaatataaatattttataacaatgtaaattatttattattaacttttaataaacttttaattattaacttaatacatccttggtgaataaaagtattaatttatttaaaaaaaaaaaaaaaaaaaaaaaaatgtactgaccccaaacttttgaaaagaaacaaaaatgtactgaccccaaacttttgaacaaaatatgtactgaccccaaacttttgaacggtagtgtatatatatatatatatatatatatatatatatatatataaatctcacaACTATTGTTGTAAAATAGACATGAGAGTCAGttaaattagttaaaattaactgatttgtatacaaatggtTAAATTACACTAAATTAAGTTCCTATGATAtgtatttagcaaaatgctcttcTCTAGATTTAATTTTCCTAGCTGACTGgtcacaaaatatgttttttttttcccctgagtTAAATGTGATGTTGCattattcaattttttaaatatattaacttatatggtggctgtcataaagAATTGACTTATTCAGACaaattaaacactgaagaacagtaaagttataataaatagcttgtgttatatggtgcatatatttagcaaaatgctcctctctagaattttttctgaatttgttgtttgaattttgtaataaaatgtacagaatttgaaatctgagactttgtttcatgtcaaaaataatgttttttggtgATTGAATAGGAGGTGCGCTACAATATTCTGTTcgttaactgaaaacaggctagactaattaattcttgggatttaagaattgatatttcataaaaatgagaatcaattaaaactgagaaaacaatatttttagcTCAATATTCAAAATGCACTCAAATTAACTCTAAATTTGaaagtattatatataataaccaCTAAGGTTGTCAATATGAAAGATCATTCGTAGAAATCAAGATTAAccaaaaaaatgtcctggtttttattatttaattttaaattaaaaatttaaaacgtttttttttttttcctctctttttcttttttctttttccacttcaaaaaaatcatattttcattttttatgtttatttccaCACTCTCTCTGACCTTGAGACCCACATAACAGAAGAAAAATTTGCTTCATCATGTTATGATCAATTAACAACAAGCAAAAAATGCATATGTTAAGGGTACAATAGCCACTGTTGCTGTAATTATCAATATCAAAGcagacataaaaatattatggcTTATACATTCAATAAAGCACTGCATATAGATGAGATACCTACTTTTTTGCAGTTTCCATTGATGATATCACCCTCTATCGTCTTCTCCCGATGACCTGGGATAAAAATACACTTACATTaatacactaataaaaaaaaaaataataataaattatatatatatataatttatattacatataataatatacacagCGTTTTGTGTCATGCAATGATCCCTGCAGCTCTCTATATGAACACTAGATGGCAGGAGAGTAAAGTCAGTGACAGAGTCCGCCATATCTGTTGTGCATGAGTGACCATAAGTAGCTAATGGCCAGTGCgagtgtatttgtgtgtggAGGGGGTTAGGGGACGACATTGAGAGGACACAGACACTAAACCGCACTGCGGAGGAGAGAAGCCTGTGCTTAACTGCTCTGAAGAAAACGGCTGTGTCAATGTGTTTGCCTCTCTAGAGGTTAATTCAGAATTAAtactacaaaataatttatatatttagatatcCAAGCTGTCCGGTAACTTAAAACACAATAGTTCTGAACTCGGGGTGTAAAGTAAATGTGAACTTTTTTGTATTATTCAGTAGGATCAAAACTAAGCTAGACATCcaacacaacacacaaaaagTCACTTTTAGGGGTAAACCTGGGGAAGAGATGGGTGATTTGATGATGGCCTCAGGACGTGGAGCAACGGGCTGCACGGGTCGTGTCTGTTTGGCTGCTAACTTCTTCAGACTGACCCTCCTCTTTTCAAACATTTCCTGCATGGACAGCTGCTTCTGAAACACTTTGTCCACCTGATCCTGTTTGAGCaaagagaaaacatttatttaacaaactAATCCCCCACAAGACATATTCACATTCTCAATAACACTTTAAATAGCCAATAACTCTAAGTAAATATGTGTATGTAATTAAAAACCTATAGGCTACACGTATTACGGCCCGGCATGTCAGTTCTGTTAATtctgttaatgattttcagtcttTTACCCTCAAGTCTTGTGTGAGCACTGACTCATAGTCCCTCCAAATTCCATTCAAATCCATCAGCTTGTGCTGATTGGCTGTTTCCAGGTAACGTTCAATCTCCTGAAGCGCTGACTCCGCCCCATCCTGTGATTGACACTTGTCCACAGGCTGAGATGCCAGCAGGTAGATCCCATCATCACACCATTTAGTGGCCTGGAAGTGAATGAAAGAGTCAGTGATCATGATTAAAGAGGCCTTGAAGTCCATATTAGCTTTGAGAGCATCTAGCTCTGTTCACTTGGCAAAGCCTCcttctaaattataaatatgGACTGTGACCTAAACTAAAGGCTATTAGCTATTTAAATAGGATGATACATTTGATCAGTTGAAATTGAAATTCCAGAttcaattataaaaatgcaaacacaGAAAGGAAAGCATCTCTTGTTAAGTGTTTTAGAGGGCTTCTGAACAGTGTTGATGAAGGAATCAATAAGTAGGCCTACTGTACCTTCTCTAGACTCTGGTGTAGCTCCATGGCTTTAAGCAGATAAGCTTTCTTGGCCTTCAGGACGTCGCTGATCTCCTCGCACACAGCCCGAAGCTCAGAGCTTTTGGGCAGGATGGAGTCCACAGCGTAATGAGATGCTTCAATCAGCTGGTCAGCATCACATGCTAGAGCCAGTGCTCGGTCCAACACCTCCTACAAATAGAGAGggaaatattgtatattttttattttcttacattCTCTTTCAAAAGATTGggatttttttcagcaaggatccATTAAATTGATCCATTTAatagatgctgttcttctgaacgttctatgcatcaaataatcctgaacaAACGTAtcacagtttctacaaaaatatgaagcagcataaccgttttcaacattggtaataataagaaatgtttcttaagcatcaaatcagcatattagaatgatttctgaagaatcatgtgacactaaaaacttgaaaaattgacagtgaaaaattcagctttaacgGACGGGactaaatcacattttaaaatgtattaatagttatttttctaattttgtaataatatttcacaatggcTGTATTACGGTTTTTACTCGttttaaatcttactgacccaaaacttttgaactgtagtatatatttttattttaaaagtgatCATGGCagcaatgaaaaacaaaatagtgttattaaaaaagttaaataatattataaacacaaacacacacacacaggtttgtttttgtgaattgtggggacatttcatAGGcgtaatttaagtttttatactgtacaaaccgtattttctatcgcctTACAcataaacctagccctcacagaaaactgTGCACATTCCtcaaaaactcattctgtatgatttataatttgaaaaatggGGACATGGGGCAATGTCACCCTCTCCTTGTAATACCTACATTACACCCGTGTTATTATACAAATTTGTGTCCTGATATATCACAAAAACACCCACACATGTGtatagaagtttaaatatacTATTTTGGTGAAGGTCACTACATTTCATTGGCTAATCGTGTATATGTGAACATGTATatgtgaaaaaattaaattttgccACCCTGAATTCCCACAGTCCCGTGTCAGCAGAATGACTCCAGCGTAGTGATGGGTGATTTATCACATTGGGTAGAACACCCCCTTCTCTCCGCAGGATGAGGACACGTGGGTGATTTCTGTAAGGGCCTCAAACTGCCGTGCTCAGCAATTTAATTATGGAGTGTGAGATTTACATACTTTATAAGACCATATGTCTGTTTCTGCACACGCTAGAACATTATAATGAAAAATGGATGTTTGCtaggtgtaaacttttttttgcagtacTACGTGTTACGTTATTTCGTTTTGTATCTGAATAACAAATGTTACAACGTcattaaaaaagacattaaatcatATGACAGCAAGTAAATACTTACACATGCTCTCTCTTCGTGATTGGTCAGCTCTTTGAGGATATGTTCAACATGGGCGGGGCTAATTCCGATCTCTGAGAAGCCTGATAGTCTGTCATAGACCAGGTCTAAATGAGCTCTGACCTGCAACATAGAGGAACACAGCCATTACAAATACTTCTCATACACACCTGCTGGATCATACATCCAACAAGCCACAcacaatatacatttaaactagCAATGCACAATATATCTGTACCAAAACCATCATTCATATAAATTGGCtgagtttaaacatttaattgtgCATGTTAATTTcctctatttttatatttttgactaCTTCTACCATCATGCAATGCTCACTTAAtgttaatctttaaaaacactgataacactgttaaatgcaatcatcatattttaaaatgaatatccaTTTTTTGTAGTGCACATTATAATGTCACTTGTAGTATTTAAATCAACtgattcaaaattttatttcgacaaaatagaatagaattttaTTAGCATTAATTTATCCATTACCGGACATAAAGATAATCATCAGCTTCAATGTTATTGTTaattacaacttaaaaattacaaataatttttaattaacttttaactattaactatatttaataataaaattgaaataaaatataattagatGTAAAACTTAAATTTGACTTTACCTTGGCAGCTAAAattagtactaaaattactcctgaaagcactaaaattactaaaactgaaacacaaataaagctaaatatatatatatatatatatatatatatatatatatatatatatatatatatatatatatatatatatatatatatataaaaactaaaactaataaaatgaaaaaagcatgaaaaaaaaaatcactacaaacactaaaaacacaaactacaattataataaaaagtgaaaatatcaaaattaaagcaatataatattatcatatattactatattcataaataaaataaaagtatataatattCTGTCTCACCTCCCTGAAGTTCTGCTCAAAATGCCGCAGTTGTAGACATTGCTCTAGCTTGGTTTGATGTTTATCCCAAAAATCATCAAATGCTGTTTCAGTCTCATCTAACTGACCAAGCAAcctagaaagagagagacatttattttaactgtgcaaaaaacacttgcttaccaaaaatcatcatttatttttttctgtggaacagaaAAAGAGATGTTTAGAAGAATGTCTAAGCTGCTCTATATCATATGTGAAAGCATACAAAGAGCAGAGACGAGGTCAAATGTAACACCCAAACAGtacaaataatttgtttttgtcctGCCTGCTGTTATAGTTTTGAAATCTCATGCTGTATGTTTGACAGTATCCATGAATAAAAACCTTAAACAAATATAACCACATCTGCATAATAAAAGCTGACAGCAGGCGCCTGTGGAtattaacaaacacacacatccagACTCCAGAATGCTGCTTCACTGAAAGGTCATGTGAGTAGAGCTGGGCTTCAATACGTTCCTGTCagttattactgtttttttttacatgtgcGTGTAGATTTGCTGTATAATCTTGACCAGGTGGGTCGTCTTGTTGGGTCTCGTTGTGCATGCAAAAACACACCTGCCCTGAACAGCTTAATAAGGACAGAAACAGACCAAGGACACGCAACAGTCTGCTGCTGTACTGTAACCGTCTGCTCTCTCATTTTTGCATTCCAGCACGGTAGATGGTATCACACGCACCTCTGAACAGTAGCCAGGTTCTCCAGTTCATCCTGGTTCATGGTGTAATCTGGATCTTTCACCAGCGGCTCATTGATGCTCTCCAGCAAACGTGATCCCTGACAGAGAGCGATCCTCAAGTcctcctgcacacacacacacacacagagcaagaTGAAATAAACATACTATTCAGTCCGAGTGATGAACATGAATTATTTATGTAAACTTAAGGTTTGTTTACATCTTATGGCCATGTGAATACTGAGGCATAGTATATTATAATCTTTATTGCACGCCTgacaccaagcctgcatttatttgattcaaaatacagcaaaagcagtaatattgtgacatatttttgctatttaaaataacagttttctgtttaaatatatattaaaatgtaatttagtcctGTGATTAAATCAAAAATTTCAGCAAGATTactcagtctttagtgtcacatgatccttcagaaatcattctaatatgttgatttgctgttcaagaaacattataaaAGACAGATAATAAagacagataaatgctgttcttcggaactttctattcagctttgaaatcacaggaataaattacatttgaaaatatattcaaatagtaaaaatattattgcatttttacaaatattaaaaaatgtaatttttttttttaaatatctcaaaatatttcaaaaatattattggaatgtaaaagattttttaaaatatatttaaaaatgtattttattcctataaattgaattgataaaaagtgaagACACCTATAACGggtttccaaaaaacaaaacaaaacaaaaaaaagtattaagcagcaaaaacttaaaaattgataatacgaaccattattaataattgagcatattaaaatgatttctgaaggatcatatgacattatggttttttactgtattttttaataaataaatgcagccttgaagaTCATTAGCaatattttttccaaaacatgaaaaaaaaaaatcttgtgtaTACTGCTATAACAGCaatttcaagttttatttttcccctttctttttacataataaatcctgaaataaaatagtacaaataaatgcaacaataACAATTTCAACtcactcaaatcaatattttatgtctatttatttacttattcaaCAAGTAGCTGTGTTTTAGCAGGATAATATAAGGTTTTACTGGCTTTTCTGACCTTCATTTTGTCCTTCTTCTCAGTGTGGATGGTTAGAAGATTGGACGTGGCCTCAACGTCATTGGGCAGCTCTGTCTCTGCTAGCTCCGTCCCAAAAGACTGGAGCGTCTGTGCCGTTTTCTTCACCATCAGAGCAAAACCCTCAATGGCCTACAGGCACAACATAAGCCAAGAGACACATATCACACACAAGTGTGCTGAGTATGCaaccaacaaataaaaaacatccaCATGCACTGCAAACAAATATGCTGTACTTACAACACAGCAGCCACAGATCAATACAGACAAATCAATTACTGATTACTTAAAAGCAAGTCCACAAACGGAACGAGAAGAAAGGCAATTCATTTGCTGGAGGTGAAGACCAACGTCCTCCTGGAaagcttgtttgtttattccaCATTATAATAATGATTCACCAAGTTATAAGATATGTTGGGCATTTTATAGCATtgtatcatattattattactactaagCCTCAGGTCATATTAAAGTAGTAACCATATATCTCTCAGTATCTCAGTATTGTTTTTCATTCACTGTGAGCTTTTTACATCTAACCAATACTGTCTATTTTTCCTTTCTTTGGTCCATTCATCACTACCGTAGTTAAAAACTGGTGTGTACTCACGGTGCGGTGTGAAATCCATTTCTCGTGGCAGTACTCCTGCGTGCCGCCCAGTTCCTGAGTGAGCTGTGTGCGGTCGATGTAGCTGTGGAGCTCAGTCACAGAGCTGAGCATGA
This genomic window from Labeo rohita strain BAU-BD-2019 chromosome 1, IGBB_LRoh.1.0, whole genome shotgun sequence contains:
- the mcf2la gene encoding guanine nucleotide exchange factor DBS isoform X12, translated to MSLHEFLREGQDAPQRILSRLTQLLYNLSATVLQGVPFSPFTTFSRKSSWRDWNDEIMQQESSPLCAADISPDLRKQFAFLSGGRGQNGSPIIIFPEYPGFGELEEQEFHNVLTYLTSVPSLSSTGVGFILVIDRRQDRWASVKGTLLRIAGSFPGNLQLVLVLRPTALFQRTISDIFFKLNKDEFKMKVPVIMLSSVTELHSYIDRTQLTQELGGTQEYCHEKWISHRTAIEGFALMVKKTAQTLQSFGTELAETELPNDVEATSNLLTIHTEKKDKMKEDLRIALCQGSRLLESINEPLVKDPDYTMNQDELENLATVQRLLGQLDETETAFDDFWDKHQTKLEQCLQLRHFEQNFREVRAHLDLVYDRLSGFSEIGISPAHVEHILKELTNHEERACEVLDRALALACDADQLIEASHYAVDSILPKSSELRAVCEEISDVLKAKKAYLLKAMELHQSLEKATKWCDDGIYLLASQPVDKCQSQDGAESALQEIERYLETANQHKLMDLNGIWRDYESVLTQDLRDQVDKVFQKQLSMQEMFEKRRVSLKKLAAKQTRPVQPVAPRPEAIIKSPISSPGHREKTIEGDIINGNCKKGEVHLQNEGSRHPSVSDEEENFAVLRRHVMNELLETERAYVEELLCVLEGYGAEMDNPAMAHLIPNTLVHKKDILFGNMPEIYQFHKKTFLRELEAYTDYPELVGRCFLERMTDLQIYEKYCQNKPRSESLWRQCSDCAFFQECQKKLEHKLGLDSYLLKPVQRITKYQLLLKELLKYSKGCEGEEDLQEALSSILGILKAVNDSMHLIAITGYEGNLSDLGRLMMQGSFSVWTEHKKGHAKVKDLARFKPMQRHLFLHEKALLFCKKREENGEGYEKAPSYSFKHSLSMSAVGITENAKGDNKKFEIWCNSREEVYIVQAPTPEIKTAWVNEIRKVLTGQLKAYREASQQKSSDQLTPASTTLTLSPFKTNPKTFKKGEEKKTEPTAADPSSAALLKNNDKVKDETVTSPNTERAAVAKKRFTLQGFSNLKSQKGTAPPSPDHKTKRHEIKSDPTPFGFRDAGPHITLTRVRWLSTSSLLQTKRRGFSKASLSVDASEENDDYSSAEDPMNSDPEDEGGKKLSPGRYVVVADHDKNGPQELTVKSGDSVQLVREGDDGRWFVRNLRTNKEGWVPAANLLTLIGESKSSQSLSSSEGSGSGNLSTSSSCSETYTSFSDIKA
- the mcf2la gene encoding guanine nucleotide exchange factor DBS isoform X9, whose translation is MQQESSPLCAADISPDLRKQFAFLSGGRGQNGSPIIIFPEYPGFGELEEQEFHNVLTYLTSVPSLSSTGVGFILVIDRRQDRWASVKGTLLRIAGSFPGNLQLVLVLRPTALFQRTISDIFFKLNKDEFKMKVPVIMLSSVTELHSYIDRTQLTQELGGTQEYCHEKWISHRTAIEGFALMVKKTAQTLQSFGTELAETELPNDVEATSNLLTIHTEKKDKMKEDLRIALCQGSRLLESINEPLVKDPDYTMNQDELENLATVQRLLGQLDETETAFDDFWDKHQTKLEQCLQLRHFEQNFREVRAHLDLVYDRLSGFSEIGISPAHVEHILKELTNHEERACEVLDRALALACDADQLIEASHYAVDSILPKSSELRAVCEEISDVLKAKKAYLLKAMELHQSLEKATKWCDDGIYLLASQPVDKCQSQDGAESALQEIERYLETANQHKLMDLNGIWRDYESVLTQDLRDQVDKVFQKQLSMQEMFEKRRVSLKKLAAKQTRPVQPVAPRPEAIIKSPISSPGHREKTIEGDIINGNCKKGEVHLQNEGSRHPSVSDEEENFAVLRRHVMNELLETERAYVEELLCVLEGYGAEMDNPAMAHLIPNTLVHKKDILFGNMPEIYQFHKKTFLRELEAYTDYPELVGRCFLERMTDLQIYEKYCQNKPRSESLWRQCSDCAFFQECQKKLEHKLGLDSYLLKPVQRITKYQLLLKELLKYSKGCEGEEDLQEALSSILGILKAVNDSMHLIAITGYEGNLSDLGRLMMQGSFSVWTEHKKGHAKVKDLARFKPMQRHLFLHEKALLFCKKREENGEGYEKAPSYSFKHSLSMSAVGITENAKGDNKKFEIWCNSREEVYIVQAPTPEIKTAWVNEIRKVLTGQLKAYREASQQKSSDQLTPASTTLTLSPFKTNPKTFKKGEEKKTEPTAADPSSAALLKNNDKVKDETVTSPNTERAAVAKKRFTLQGFSNLKSQKDAGPHITLTRVRWLSTSSLLQTKRRGFSKASLSVDASEENDDYSSAEDPMNSDPEDEGGKKLSPGRYVVVADHDKNGPQELTVKSGDSVQLVREGDDGRWFVRNLRTNKEGWVPAANLLTLIGESKSSQSLSSSEGSGSGNLSTSSSCSETYTSFSDIKA
- the mcf2la gene encoding guanine nucleotide exchange factor DBS isoform X2, coding for MSLHEFLREGQDAPQRILSRLTQLLYNLSATVLQGVPFSPFTTFSRKSSWRDWNDEIMQQESSPLCAADISPDLRKQFAFLSGGRGQNGSPIIIFPEYPGFGELEEQEFHNVLTYLTSVPSLSSTGVGFILVIDRRQDRWASVKGTLLRIAGSFPGNLQLVLVLRPTALFQRTISDIFFKLNKDEFKMKVPVIMLSSVTELHSYIDRTQLTQELGGTQEYCHEKWISHRTAIEGFALMVKKTAQTLQSFGTELAETELPNDVEATSNLLTIHTEKKDKMKEDLRIALCQGSRLLESINEPLVKDPDYTMNQDELENLATVQRLLGQLDETETAFDDFWDKHQTKLEQCLQLRHFEQNFREVRAHLDLVYDRLSGFSEIGISPAHVEHILKELTNHEERACEVLDRALALACDADQLIEASHYAVDSILPKSSELRAVCEEISDVLKAKKAYLLKAMELHQSLEKATKWCDDGIYLLASQPVDKCQSQDGAESALQEIERYLETANQHKLMDLNGIWRDYESVLTQDLRDQVDKVFQKQLSMQEMFEKRRVSLKKLAAKQTRPVQPVAPRPEAIIKSPISSPGHREKTIEGDIINGNCKKGEVHLQNEGSRHPSVSDEEENFAVLRRHVMNELLETERAYVEELLCVLEGYGAEMDNPAMAHLIPNTLVHKKDILFGNMPEIYQFHKKTFLRELEAYTDYPELVGRCFLERMTDLQIYEKYCQNKPRSESLWRQCSDCAFFQECQKKLEHKLGLDSYLLKPVQRITKYQLLLKELLKYSKGCEGEEDLQEALSSILGILKAVNDSMHLIAITGYEGNLSDLGRLMMQGSFSVWTEHKKGHAKVKDLARFKPMQRHLFLHEKALLFCKKREENGEGYEKAPSYSFKHSLSMSAVGITENAKGDNKKFEIWCNSREEVYIVQAPTPEIKTAWVNEIRKVLTGQLKAYREASQQKSSDQLTPASTTLTLSPFKTNPKTFKKGEEKKTEPTAADPSSAALLKNNDKVKDETVTSPNTERAAVAKKRFTLQGFSNLKSQKEMVAPSGGKSLTLPMVTLCPPGFSKASLSVDASEENDDYSSAEDPMNSDPEDEGGKKLSPGRYVVVADHDKNGPQELTVKSGDSVQLVREGDDGRWFVRNLRTNKEGWVPAANLLTLIGESKSSQSLSSSEGSGSGNLSTSSSCSETYTSFSDIKA